A single region of the Streptococcus sanguinis genome encodes:
- a CDS encoding amino acid ABC transporter ATP-binding protein, giving the protein MAKLKIDVNDLHKYYGENEVLKGITAKFYEGNVVCIIGPSGSGKSTFLRSLNLLEEVTSGTITVDGFDLTDKKTDVDLVRENIGMVFQHFNLFPHMTVLENITFAPVEHKRLTQAEADKLGMELLEKVGLADKADASPDSLSGGQKQRVAIARGLAMNPDIMLFDEPTSALDPEMVGDVLNVMKDLAQQGMTMLIVTHEMGFARQVANRVIFTADGEFLEDGKPDQIFDNPQHPRLKDFLDKVLNV; this is encoded by the coding sequence ATGGCAAAATTAAAAATCGATGTGAACGATCTTCATAAATACTACGGGGAAAACGAAGTCCTAAAGGGGATTACTGCTAAATTCTACGAGGGAAATGTGGTCTGCATCATCGGTCCTTCTGGATCTGGTAAGTCAACCTTCCTGCGCAGTCTTAACCTGCTAGAGGAAGTGACTAGTGGTACTATCACGGTTGATGGCTTTGATCTGACGGACAAAAAGACTGACGTGGATCTGGTCCGTGAAAATATCGGTATGGTCTTCCAGCACTTCAACCTCTTCCCGCACATGACTGTTCTGGAAAATATCACTTTTGCTCCTGTTGAACACAAGCGCTTGACTCAAGCCGAAGCAGATAAGCTAGGGATGGAGCTCTTGGAAAAGGTCGGCTTAGCTGATAAGGCTGATGCCAGTCCAGACAGCCTGTCCGGCGGTCAAAAGCAGCGGGTGGCAATTGCTCGAGGTCTGGCCATGAATCCAGACATCATGCTCTTTGATGAGCCTACTTCTGCCCTTGACCCTGAAATGGTTGGCGACGTTCTCAACGTTATGAAGGATCTGGCCCAGCAAGGTATGACCATGCTGATTGTGACCCATGAGATGGGCTTTGCCCGTCAAGTAGCCAACCGCGTTATCTTTACTGCTGATGGTGAATTCCTAGAGGACGGCAAGCCTGACCAAATCTTTGACAATCCGCAGCATCCACGTCTTAAAGACTTCTTGGACAAGGTACTGAATGTATAA
- a CDS encoding ABC transporter substrate-binding protein/permease — protein MKKKFLAVLLTLFPFFALGATAQADTVKIVSDTAYAPFEFKDSDQTYKGIDVDIINKVAEIKGWDIDMSFPGFDAAVNAVQAGQADAIMAGMTKTSEREKVFTMSDTYYDTKVVIATTKANTISKYEQLKGKKVGVKTGTAAQRFLEKNKDKYGFTLKTFDTGDLMYNSLSAGDVDAVMDDQPVIEYAINQGQNLKISMKGEAVGSFAFGVKKGSKHEHLVTEFNEALAQMKKDGSLDEIINKWTASKGSSDSAVPETSTPAGQKASPTKDKYIIASDSSFAPFVFQDDSNQYTGIDMELIKAIAKDQGFTVEVTNPGFDAAINSVQTGQADGIIAGMSVTDARKKTFDYSDPYYTANSILAVKDSSNIKSYEELKGKTVGVKTGTASQTFLEENKSKYGYSIKTFSDAASMYDSLNTGSVAAVMDDEPVVKYAIKQGKKLKTPIEGTPSGQVAFAVKKGSNPELIEMFNNGLANLKESGKYQEILDKYLASEEKESTVDESTIWGLLQNNYQELLKGLGVTIALALISFAIAMVIGIIFGMFSVSPYKPLRWISEIFVDVIRGIPLMIVAAFIFWGIPNLIESMTGQQSPINAFVAGTIALSLNAGAYIAEIVRGGIQAVPVGQMEASRSLGISYSKTMRKIILPQATKIMLPNFVNQFVIALKDTTIVSAIGLAELFKTGKDIIARNYQSFRMYAILAVLYLIIITLLTRLAKRLEKRIK, from the coding sequence ATGAAGAAAAAATTCTTAGCAGTCTTGCTAACATTATTTCCATTTTTTGCGTTAGGGGCGACAGCCCAGGCAGATACAGTCAAAATCGTATCCGATACTGCTTACGCACCATTTGAATTTAAAGATTCTGATCAGACTTACAAGGGAATTGACGTAGATATTATCAACAAGGTCGCAGAAATCAAAGGCTGGGACATTGACATGAGCTTCCCAGGCTTCGATGCAGCTGTCAATGCGGTCCAAGCCGGCCAGGCGGATGCCATCATGGCTGGTATGACCAAGACAAGCGAGCGCGAAAAAGTCTTTACCATGTCTGATACCTACTACGACACCAAGGTCGTTATCGCGACGACCAAGGCAAACACCATCAGCAAATATGAACAGCTGAAAGGAAAGAAAGTCGGTGTCAAAACAGGAACGGCTGCCCAACGTTTCCTTGAGAAAAACAAAGATAAGTACGGCTTCACTCTCAAAACCTTTGACACGGGTGACTTGATGTATAACAGCCTTTCTGCTGGTGATGTCGATGCAGTGATGGATGATCAGCCTGTCATTGAGTACGCCATCAATCAAGGCCAAAACCTGAAAATTTCTATGAAGGGCGAGGCTGTTGGTAGCTTTGCTTTCGGTGTCAAAAAAGGCAGCAAGCACGAGCATTTAGTTACTGAGTTTAACGAAGCTTTGGCGCAGATGAAGAAAGACGGCAGTCTGGATGAAATCATCAATAAATGGACGGCTTCTAAAGGCAGTTCTGACTCAGCTGTTCCAGAGACTTCTACTCCTGCCGGTCAAAAAGCTAGTCCGACAAAAGACAAATACATCATTGCCAGCGACTCATCTTTTGCTCCTTTTGTCTTCCAAGATGACAGCAACCAATACACTGGGATTGACATGGAGCTGATTAAGGCTATTGCCAAAGACCAAGGCTTTACTGTGGAAGTCACCAATCCTGGCTTTGATGCAGCTATTAATAGCGTTCAGACCGGTCAGGCTGATGGAATTATCGCCGGAATGTCTGTCACTGATGCTCGCAAGAAAACTTTTGATTATTCTGACCCTTACTACACAGCCAACTCTATCTTGGCAGTCAAGGACAGCAGCAATATCAAGTCCTACGAGGAACTCAAGGGCAAGACAGTCGGTGTCAAAACTGGTACCGCTTCTCAAACGTTCCTTGAGGAAAACAAGAGCAAGTACGGCTACTCTATTAAAACATTCTCAGATGCAGCTTCCATGTATGACAGCCTTAATACTGGCTCCGTCGCAGCTGTAATGGATGACGAGCCCGTTGTCAAATACGCTATCAAACAAGGCAAGAAACTTAAAACACCTATTGAAGGTACACCAAGCGGCCAAGTCGCTTTCGCAGTAAAAAAAGGCAGCAATCCTGAGCTGATTGAGATGTTTAACAATGGACTGGCCAACCTCAAAGAAAGCGGCAAGTACCAAGAGATTTTAGACAAGTATCTGGCTAGCGAAGAAAAGGAATCCACTGTAGATGAGTCCACTATTTGGGGCTTGCTGCAAAATAATTACCAAGAACTTCTTAAAGGTCTGGGAGTGACGATTGCTTTGGCTCTCATTTCATTTGCGATTGCTATGGTCATCGGGATTATCTTTGGTATGTTCAGCGTCAGCCCTTATAAACCGCTGCGCTGGATTTCAGAAATCTTTGTCGACGTTATTCGTGGTATTCCACTGATGATTGTGGCAGCCTTTATCTTCTGGGGGATTCCTAACCTAATCGAATCCATGACTGGTCAACAAAGCCCAATCAACGCTTTCGTTGCAGGAACCATCGCCCTCTCTCTCAATGCCGGCGCCTATATCGCTGAAATTGTCCGTGGAGGTATTCAAGCCGTTCCTGTTGGACAGATGGAAGCCAGCCGCAGCTTGGGGATTTCCTACTCCAAGACCATGCGCAAGATTATCCTGCCACAGGCAACCAAGATTATGCTGCCAAACTTTGTCAATCAGTTTGTCATCGCACTCAAGGATACAACGATTGTCTCAGCTATTGGACTGGCCGAACTCTTCAAAACGGGTAAAGACATCATCGCCCGCAACTATCAGAGTTTCCGGATGTATGCTATCCTGGCTGTGCTCTATCTCATCATTATCACGCTCTTGACCCGCTTGGCAAAACGCTTAGAAAAGAGGATTAAGTAA
- a CDS encoding CPBP family intramembrane glutamic endopeptidase → MKKSRILNGVNQARFVPPYILSLLLAIVFVQGGQQLAYLALEPISTVLSLMLGFLGQGGFFEIFFNFALPFLLFGFVFMILALFLWVRWAEGRTFSTLGFVKKGSLVELVKGLAVGFLLFSLVALLMLLSGAGSFEWGQLTLEPFLYILILLPLWMIQGGAEELVTRAWLLPVAVKKTNLPIGLLTSSLLFGLLHLGNPDIGILPIVNIALFGLFASLYLLRTDNVWGIIGLHAAWNFSQGNIYGFSVSGTGVDAAVLNFIPKSEWSWLTGGAFGAEASIFSSLILLLAVLNLLIKMKKDGSLTELVEKN, encoded by the coding sequence ATGAAAAAATCACGTATCTTGAACGGAGTCAATCAAGCTCGCTTTGTCCCTCCTTATATTTTGTCTCTTTTACTGGCGATTGTTTTCGTGCAAGGAGGACAGCAGTTGGCCTATCTGGCTTTGGAGCCAATTTCGACTGTCCTCAGTCTTATGCTAGGTTTCTTAGGGCAAGGAGGATTCTTTGAAATCTTTTTCAATTTTGCCCTGCCTTTTCTCTTATTTGGCTTTGTTTTTATGATACTGGCTCTCTTTCTCTGGGTGCGCTGGGCTGAAGGACGAACGTTCTCGACTCTGGGCTTTGTTAAAAAAGGAAGCTTGGTGGAGCTAGTCAAAGGATTGGCAGTAGGTTTTCTCCTCTTTAGTCTAGTCGCTCTGCTTATGCTGTTGAGCGGAGCTGGCTCTTTCGAATGGGGACAGCTGACGCTGGAACCTTTTCTCTATATCTTGATTTTGCTTCCGCTCTGGATGATTCAGGGCGGAGCAGAAGAGCTGGTGACACGGGCTTGGCTGCTGCCAGTTGCTGTCAAAAAGACCAACCTACCCATCGGTTTGCTGACTTCGAGCCTGCTCTTTGGCCTCTTGCACCTAGGCAATCCAGATATTGGTATTCTTCCCATTGTTAACATTGCCTTATTTGGCCTCTTTGCAAGTCTTTATCTGCTTCGGACGGACAATGTCTGGGGGATTATAGGACTTCATGCTGCTTGGAACTTTAGCCAAGGCAATATCTACGGTTTCAGTGTTAGTGGTACTGGTGTGGACGCGGCAGTCCTGAACTTTATCCCTAAGTCAGAATGGAGCTGGTTGACTGGTGGAGCTTTCGGTGCTGAAGCTTCTATTTTCAGCTCGCTCATTCTCTTGCTGGCTGTCCTCAATTTGCTTATCAAGATGAAAAAAGACGGTAGTTTGACTGAGTTAGTGGAAAAGAACTAG
- a CDS encoding CPBP family intramembrane glutamic endopeptidase, whose amino-acid sequence MFKSRMLDAIKQSRYIPPIWFSILIAIGFVYVGRFAGMFGMFPIGLVIGILFRATNPAGGQAALMEFLRHYSLFFELFTFFFIALTVFLWVRYREKRPFSSLGFYKQDWFKNLLKGFLIGAVQFSLVVVLLLVTGTASLKFGQVNLQSLIFVLAIIPFWILQGGTEELVTRGWLFPAVSAKSNIFIGILISSALFGALHLFNPGVTVLSIVNIILDGIFACFLMLKYDNMWVLAGMHGAWNFVQGNIYGIQVSGQGASASILNYSSQSSVDFLSGGAFGAEGSIFASIVLIGCIAYLYWSLKKENRLPQALIFKK is encoded by the coding sequence ATGTTTAAATCTCGTATGTTGGATGCTATCAAGCAATCGCGTTATATTCCGCCGATTTGGTTTTCTATCTTGATTGCTATTGGTTTTGTTTATGTAGGTCGTTTTGCTGGAATGTTCGGAATGTTTCCGATTGGGCTTGTTATTGGTATTTTGTTCCGTGCGACAAACCCCGCTGGCGGCCAAGCAGCACTTATGGAATTTCTCCGTCACTATAGTCTATTTTTTGAACTATTTACTTTCTTTTTTATCGCTCTTACTGTCTTTCTCTGGGTTCGATATCGTGAGAAGCGTCCTTTTTCTAGTCTGGGATTTTATAAACAAGACTGGTTCAAAAATCTCCTTAAAGGCTTCCTTATTGGAGCAGTTCAGTTTTCACTGGTTGTTGTCTTGCTCTTGGTAACGGGGACAGCCAGTCTGAAATTTGGTCAGGTGAACTTACAGTCTTTGATTTTTGTCCTAGCTATCATTCCTTTCTGGATTCTACAAGGCGGGACAGAAGAGCTAGTGACGCGTGGTTGGCTCTTTCCAGCCGTTAGCGCTAAGTCCAATATCTTCATTGGTATCTTGATTTCTAGTGCTCTATTCGGGGCTCTGCACCTCTTTAACCCTGGTGTGACCGTTCTTTCTATTGTCAATATCATACTAGACGGTATCTTTGCTTGTTTCCTTATGCTCAAGTATGACAATATGTGGGTACTGGCTGGTATGCACGGCGCTTGGAATTTTGTGCAAGGAAATATCTATGGCATTCAGGTCAGTGGTCAAGGAGCATCTGCCTCAATCTTGAACTATAGCTCGCAATCTTCTGTGGATTTTCTGTCTGGTGGAGCCTTTGGTGCTGAAGGATCTATTTTTGCCAGTATCGTCCTGATTGGCTGCATTGCCTATCTCTACTGGTCACTTAAAAAAGAAAATCGCCTGCCTCAGGCGCTGATCTTTAAGAAATAA